Proteins encoded within one genomic window of Drosophila gunungcola strain Sukarami unplaced genomic scaffold, Dgunungcola_SK_2 000173F, whole genome shotgun sequence:
- the LOC128265896 gene encoding uncharacterized protein LOC128265896 — MECAHMWMIPSLRKACEEIAVPRINQMVLSDLLIYFDSALKSENEYMITHTSQALRNWCSSKIITDEVYQLESNAFREFVTRIKGSISERVLFDLVEKYVIMQGLFTQNLSKHKKLECHGIASKNKSSEIEQVVDLTEISSSKSLPKKDINEEYVKSLISLITFTDMTHSEFFEGPGKSDLINMDDKFQFMYKIACSNNQVRIGRSGRISFTYWATIMNS, encoded by the coding sequence ATGGAGTGTGCCCACATGTGGATGATTCCATCGCTTAGGAAGGCCTGCGAGGAGATCGCCGTGCCGAGAATTAACCAGATGGTCCTCTCCGATCTACTGATCTACTTTGACAGTGCGCTTAAGTCCGAGAATGAGTATATGATCACGCACACCTCACAGGCCCTGAGAAATTGGTGCAGCTCGAAGATTATAACCGACGAGGTTTATCAACTGGAATCGAATGCCTTCAGAGAATTCGTAACCCGTATAAAGGGCTCTATAAGCGAAAGAGTTCTTTTCGATCTGGTGGAGAAGTACGTTATAATGCAAGGGCTTTTTACACAAAACCTTAGCAAGCATAAGAAGTTGGAATGCCATGGAATCGCCAGCAAGAACAAAAGTAGCGAAATAGAACAGGTGGTGGACCTTACGGAAATTAGTAGCTCCAAGTCCTTGCCAAAAAAGGATATCAATGAGGAGTATGTGAAGAGTCTTATTAGTCTAATAACCTTTACGGATATGACACATAGTGAATTCTTTGAGGGCCCCGGAAAGTCCGATCTGATTAATATGGATgataaatttcaattcatGTACAAAATTGCTTGTTCTAATAATCAAGTCAGAATTGGTAGATCAGGTCGAATATCTTTTACTTATTGGGCCACAATAATGAACTCgtaa
- the LOC128265898 gene encoding mitochondrial coenzyme A diphosphatase NUDT8, whose translation MSLMQANRRAPQLLSHLNRHLGSSSSSAATAGTSSSEPPDPRQPNALELLGPESQRRCMEKMRALPAFPRPKSLTTSRREKQSSAVLIALCQDRGTDEISLLYTRRSRHLRSHSFQISFPGGRRDDQDASYVDCALRETEEEIGLPRHRIQVWGEAKQLHLPRTSSIVPVVGVVPDFSISELRLNCAEVEEAFSVPLQALMVPKATRHTQFRSGYSGPVFVVDHHRIWGITGYLTHLFLHSLLPPTQLPDCLRTNIKFIRPFKMPPKLPHHREHHATDPSMRS comes from the exons ATGTCATTAATGCAGGCGAATCGGAGAGCGCCTCAGCTACTGTCCCACCTGAACCGCCACCtgggctcctcctcctcctccgctgcCACCGCCGGCACGTCTTCTTCGGAGCCCCCAGATCCCCGCCAGCCGAATGCCCTGGAGCTCCTCGGACCGGAATCGCAGCGTAGGTGCATGGAGAAGATGCGCGCTCTGCCTGCATTCCCGCGGCCCAAGTCCCTGACGACCAGTCGCCGCGAGAAGCAGTCCTCCGCTGTCCTAATCGCACTCTGCCAGGATCGGGGCAC AGACGAGATATCCCTGCTCTACACGCGACGATCACGGCACCTGCGCAGCCACAGCTTCCAGATATCCTTTCCGGGCGGCAGGCGGGACGACCAGGACGCCAGCTACGTGGACTGCGCTCTGCGCGAGACGGAGGAGGAGATCGGGCTGCCGCGCCACCGCATCCAGGtgtggggcgaggccaagcagCTGCATCTGCCGCGCACCTCGTCAATTGTGCCGGTGGTGGGCGTGGTGCCGGACTTCAGCATCTCCGAGCTGCGCCTCAACTGCGCGGAGGTGGAGGAGGCGTTCAGCGTGCCGCTCCAAGCGCTGATGGTGCCCAAGGCCACCAGGCACACCCAGTTCCGCAGCGGCTACAGCGGACCGGTGTTCGTGGTGGACCACCACCGCATCTGGGGCATCACCGGCTACCTGACCCACCTCTTCCTGCACAGCCTGCTGCCCCCCACTCAGCTGCCCGATTGCCTCAGGACGAACATCAAGTTCATCCGGCCCTTCAAGATGCCACCCAAGCTGCCGCACCACCGCGAACATCACGCCACGGATCCCTCGATGCGTTCCTGA